In Marivivens aquimaris, one genomic interval encodes:
- a CDS encoding GNAT family N-acetyltransferase, with translation MSLTFEVLSGDAITDALDDLARLRIAVFAEWPYLYDGDMDYERKYVATYRDAEEAILVAAKDGDRIVGVATGTPMEDHADDFAAPFAVTGIPLAEIFYCAESVLLPEYRGQGAGHAFFDAREAKARALGRKYAAFCGVMRPADHPDRPKGYRPLDAFWTKRGYKKLDGVVARFRWKDHRDTEQTEKPLQFWMREL, from the coding sequence ATGAGTCTGACGTTCGAAGTTCTGAGCGGCGACGCGATCACGGACGCGCTGGATGATCTAGCACGTCTGCGTATCGCGGTCTTTGCGGAGTGGCCGTACCTCTATGACGGCGACATGGACTACGAACGCAAATACGTGGCGACCTACCGCGATGCGGAGGAGGCGATTCTCGTTGCCGCCAAGGACGGTGACAGGATCGTCGGTGTCGCCACCGGCACCCCGATGGAGGATCACGCGGATGACTTCGCCGCACCTTTTGCCGTAACGGGCATTCCGCTGGCCGAGATCTTCTACTGCGCCGAATCCGTTCTGCTGCCCGAATATCGCGGGCAGGGGGCGGGACACGCGTTTTTCGATGCGCGAGAGGCGAAGGCCCGTGCGCTGGGCCGCAAATACGCGGCTTTCTGCGGTGTGATGCGTCCCGCCGATCATCCCGACCGCCCCAAAGGCTACCGCCCGCTCGATGCGTTCTGGACGAAACGGGGGTACAAGAAACTCGACGGTGTCGTGGCGCGTTTCCGTTGGAAGGATCACCGCGACACCGAGCAGACCGAAAAGCCGCTCCAGTTCTGGATGAGAGAATTATGA